The Coffea arabica cultivar ET-39 chromosome 1e, Coffea Arabica ET-39 HiFi, whole genome shotgun sequence genome has a window encoding:
- the LOC113709552 gene encoding chitinase 2-like, with protein sequence MDSSKVFISLFTLVKVIICLCSIQAVSASQSNLFREYIGAEFKNVKFSDVPVYSNVDFHFILSFAIDYGTSSSPSPTDGNFSVFWDTDNLSPDDVSAIKSQHPNVKVALSLGGATIGDGQHVYFQPSSVDSWVSNAVSSLTDIIQKYHLDGIDIDYEQFHADPDTFSQCIGKLTSTLKKNGVISFASIAPFDDDDVQSHYQALWNSHGQLIDYVNFQFYAYARGTTVDQFMDYFAQQRRNYNGGKILASFISDGSGGLAPQDGFFTACTRLRSEGQLGGIFVWCADDSKAEDFQYEKQSQALLATPR encoded by the coding sequence ATGGATTCCTCCAAAGTTTTTATTAGTCTTTTCACTCTTGTTAAAGTTATAATCTGTTTGTGCTCAATCCAAGCTGTTTCTGCATCACAGTCAAACCTTTTCCGAGAATACATTGGGGCAGAGTTCAAGAATGTCAAATTCTCTGATGTACCAGTTTACTCCAATGTCGACTTCCACTTCATCCTCTCATTCGCTATCGATTACggtacctcatcttctccatctCCAACCGATGGAAACTTCAGCGTGTTCTGGGACACGGATAATCTCAGCCCTGATGATGTCTCAGCAATCAAAAGTCAGCATCCTAATGTGAAAGTAGCTCTAAGTTTAGGCGGTGCCACTATTGGAGATGGTCAGCACGTTTATTTCCAACCTTCTTCGGTTGATTCATGGGTTTCCAATGCTGTCTCCTCTCTCACAGACATCATCCAAAAGTACCATCTGGATGGAATCGATATCGACTATGAGCAGTTCCATGCAGATCCTGACACTTTCTCTCAATGCATCGGAAAACTTACATCGACTCTCAAGAAAAATGGTGTGATTTCTTTTGCATCAATCGCCCCTTTTGATGATGATGACGTTCAAAGCCATTACCAAGCTCTCTGGAACAGCCATGGCCAACTTATTGATTATGTCAATTTCCAGTTTTATGCATATGCTCGGGGGACTACGGTCGATCAGTTCATGGACTACTTTGCTCAACAAAGACGTAACTATAATGGTGGGAAAATCTTGGCCAGTTTTATTAGTGATGGAAGCGGTGGTTTAGCACCCCAAGATGGATTTTTTACAGCTTGTACCAGGCTCAGGAGTGAGGGACAACTTGGTGGGATCTTTGTCTGGTGTGCTGATGATTCTAAGGCAGAAGATTTCCAGTACGAGAAGCAATCACAAGCACTCCTAGCAACCCCTCGTTAA
- the LOC113709560 gene encoding histone H4, with the protein MSGRGKGGKGLGKGGAKRHRKVLRDNIQGITKPAIRRLARRGGVKRISGLIYEETRGVLKIFLENVIRDAVTYTEHARRKTVTAMDVVYALKRQGRTLYGFGG; encoded by the coding sequence ATGTCTGGCCGTGGAAAGGGTGGCAAGGGTTTGGGCAAGGGCGGAGCCAAGAGGCACAGGAAGGTTCTAAGGGATAACATCCAGGGCATCACCAAGCCAGCCATTCGTCGTTTGGCCAGAAGAGGCGGCGTCAAGAGAATTTCTGGGCTGATCTATGAAGAAACCCGTGGAGTCCTGAAGATTTTCCTGGAGAATGTCATCCGTGATGCTGTGACCTACACGGAGCATGCTCGCCGCAAGACTGTTACTGCTATGGATGTGGTTTATGCTTTGAAGAGGCAGGGTAGGACTCTTTATGGATTTGGGGGTTAG
- the LOC113709566 gene encoding kinesin-like protein KIN-5D, whose translation MESQQHRRGGAGGGNGFASVSPSQTPKSSDKAARDLRSGEGSMSGKHDKDKGVNVQVIVRCRPLSDEETRLHTPVVISCNENRREVCAVQNIANKQIDRTFAFDKVFGPTSQQKDLYDQAVWPIVFEVLEGYNCTIFAYGQTGTGKTYTMEGGGRKKNGEFPSDAGVIPRAVKQIFDILETQHAEYNMKVTFLELYNEEITDLLAPEEAPKFLDDKSKKPIALMEDGKGGVFVRGLEEEIVCTANEIYKILEKGSAKRRTAETLLNKQSSRSHSIFSITIHIKECTPEGEEMIKCGKLNLVDLAGSENISRSGAREGRAREAGEINKSLLTLGRVINALVEHSGHIPYRDSKLTRLLRDSLGGKTKTCVIATVSPSIHCLEETLNTLDYAHRAKNIKNKPEINQKMMKSAMIKDLYSEIDRLKQEVYAAREKNGIYIPKDRYLQDEAEKKAMAEKIERMELDVESRDKQFVELQELYKSQQLLTAELSDKLDKTEKMLQETEHALADLEERFRQANATIKEKEYLIANLLKSEKALMERAFDLRTELENAASDVSNLFAKIEHKDKIEDGNRILVQKFQSQLTQQLDILHKTVAASATQQEQQLKDMEEDMQSFVSTKTEATEELRSRLEKLKTMYGSGIESLDSLAGELDGNSQSTFGHLNSQVSEHSSSLTKLFNSIASEADKLLNDLQNSLHGQESKLIAFAQQQREAHQRAVTTTRSIAQITVNFFKTLDAHVSQLGQIVEESQTVNDKQLSDLERKFEECAANEERQLLEKVAELLASSNVRKKQLVQTAVNGLRQSAATRTNRLQQEMSTMQVATASVEAEWTNYMEQAESQYIEDNGAVESGKKEMEVVLQNCLQKAKLGAQQWSDAQESLFNLEKRNVDSADSIVRRGMDANQSLRARFSSAVSSALEDADVASRNLLSSIDHSLQLDNDACGNLDSLIVPCCGELRELKCGHHHKIAEITENAGKCLLEEYLVDQPSSAATPRRRAYNLPSIASIEELKTPAFEELLNSFWDAKTSKQANGDVKQHIVEVASPLKDSRVPLTAIN comes from the exons ATGGAATCACAACAACATAGAAGAGGAGGAGCCGGCGGAGGCAATGGCTTCGCATCGGTTTCACCATCCCAAACGCCGAAGTCGAGTGATAAGGCGGCGAGAGATCTACGATCGGGGGAGGGGAGTATGAGTGGGAAGCATGATAAGGATAAAGGCGTCAATGTACAGGTCATTGTCCGGTGCAG GCCGCTGAGTGATGAAGAGACGAGATTGCACACGCCGGTCGTGATATCTTGCAATGAGAACAGAAGAGAAGTGTGTGCTGTCCAGAACATAGCTAATAAGCAAATTGATAGAACGTTTGCTTTTGATAAG GTCTTTGGCCCGACATCCCAGCAAAAGGACTTGTATGATCAGGCTGTCTGGCCTATTGTCTTCGAAGTTTTAGAGGGCTATAACTGCACGATTTTTGCCTATGGGCAGACTGGAACAGGGAAAACTTATACGATGGAGGGAGGAGGAAGGAAAAAG AATGGGGAATTTCCTAGTGATGCAGGTGTAATTCCAAGAGCTGTCAAGCAAATATTTGACATTTTAGAAACTCAGCATGCTGAGTACAATATGAAGGTGACTTTTTTAGAGCTCTACAATGAAGAGATAACAGATCTCTTGGCTCCTGAGGAAGCCCCAAAATTCTTGGATGATAAATCAAAGAAACCAATAGCACTTATGGAGGACGGTAAAGGTGGAGTTTTCGTGAGAGGCTTGGAGGAGGAAATTGTTTGTACTGCAAATGAGATTTATAAGATATTAGAGAAAGGTTCTGCTAAAAGGCGTACAGCTGAAACCCTTCTCAACAAACAGAGCAGCCGTTCTCACTCGATATTTTCTATAACTATTCACATAAAGGAATGCACACCTGAAGGGGAGGAAATGATTAAATGCGGGAAACTGAATCTTGTTGACTTGGCTGGTTCTGAGAATATCTCCCGTTCTGGTGCTAGAGAG GGAAGAGCAAGGGAAGCGGGTGAAATCAACAAAAGTTTGCTTACTCTTGGTCGGGTGATAAATGCTTTGGTGGAACACTCTGGTCATATACCATACAG GGATAGCAAACTAACAAGATTACTGAGAGATTCTTTGGGAGGAAAAACAAAGACATGTGTGATTGCCACTGTATCACCCTCCATTCACTGCCTGGAAGAGACGCTCAACACTTTAGATTACGCTCATAGAGCCAAAAACATAAAGAACAAACCAGAG ATTAATCAGAAGATGATGAAATCTGCAATGATTAAAGATCTATACTCTGAAATTGACAGACTGAAGCAAG AGGTGTATGCTGCTAGAGAAAAGAACGGGATTTATATACCAAAAGATCGTTATCTGCAGGATGAAGCCGAGAAAAAG GCAATGGCTGAGAAGATAGAACGCATGGAGCTTGATGTGGAATCCAGGGACAAG CAATTTGTGGAGCTTCAGGAACTTTACAAATCTCAACAGCTATTGACAGCAGAGTTAAGCGACAAACTTGACAAAACTGAg AAAATGCTGCAGGAAACTGAGCATGCTTTGGCTGATCTGGAGGAACGGTTTAGACAAGCTAATGCcacaataaaagaaaaggagtaTCTGATAGCCAATCTTCTGAAGTCTG AGAAAGCACTTATGGAGCGGGCGTTTGATCTTCGAACAGAACTGGAGAATGCTGCATCAGATGTCTCCAATTTGTTTGCTAAGATTG AGCACAAGGACAAAATAGAAGATGGAAACAGAATTCTTGTCCAGAAGTTCCAATCACAGCTAACGCAACAGCTTGACATCTTGCATAAAACTGTGGCAGCTTCAGCCACACAACAAGAGCAACAATTAAAGGATATGGAAGAAGATATGCAGTCCTTTGTATCCACAAAGACAGAG GCTACTGAAGAGCTTCGAAGCCGCCTCGAGAAGTTGAAAACCATGTATGGTTCTGGTATAGAATCTCTTGACAGTTTAGCTGGGGAACTTGATGGGAATTCACAGTCAACTTTTGGACATCTAAATTCTCAGGTCTCTGAGCATTCATCCTCTCTGACAAAG CTTTTCAATAGCATTGCTTCAGAGGCTGATAAACTGCTGAATGATCTTCAAAATAGTCTTCACGGTCAGGAGAGCAAACTAATTGCATTTGCACAGCAGCAACGTGAG GCTCATCAAAGAGCTGTCACGACAACAAGATCAATTGCTCAAATAACTGTCAACTTTTTCAAAACTTTGGATGCGCATGTTTCACAATTAGGCCAAATTGTAGAAGAATCACAGACAGTCAATGATAAACAATTATCTGATCTAGAAAGGAAGTTTGAG GAGTGTGCTGCCAATGAAGAAAGGCAGCTCTTAGAAAAAGTGGCAGAGCTGCTTGCTAGTTCAAATGTCAGGAAGAAACAACTG GTGCAAACAGCAGTTAATGGCCTCCGCCAGAGTGCAGCCACTAGAACTAATCGATTACAACAGGAGATGTCGACAATGCAAGTTGCAACTGCATCTGTTGAAGCAGAATGGACAAATTACATGGAGCAGGCTGAATCCCAGTATATTGAGGATAATGGTGCTGTGGAAAGTGGGAAAAAGGAAATGGAAGTGGTTCTTCAGAACTG cttgcaaaaggCAAAATTGGGTGCACAACAGTGGAGTGATGCCCAAGAATCCTTGTTCAATTTAGAGAAGAGGAACGTGGATTCTGCCGATAGCATAGTGAG GCGAGGAATGGATGCCAATCAATCCTTACGTGCACGCTTTTCTTCAGCCGTGTCATCCGCCCTTGAAGATGCTGATGTCGCAAGCAGGAATCTCCTTTCTTCTATTGACC ATTCACTGCAACTTGACAACGACGCATGTGGTAATCTTGATTCACTGATTGTTCCTTGCTGCGGTGAGCTGAGGGAACTGAAGTGTGGACATCACCACAAAATTGCGGAAATCACAGAAAATGCAGGAAAATGTCTTCTAGAAGAATACTTG GTCGATCAACCATCCAGCGCTGCTACGCCAAGAAGGAGGGCGTACAATCTTCCAAGTATTGCTTCCATTGAGGAACTCAAAACCCCTGCTTTTGAAGAATTATTGAATTCCTTTTGGGATGCAAAAACATCAAAGCAAGCAAATGGAGATGTAAAGCAGCATATAGTTGAAGTTGCTTCTCCCTTGAAAGATTCTAGAGTTCCCCTCACTGCTATTAATTAA
- the LOC113728455 gene encoding uncharacterized protein, with the protein MAIEKNNFKVSRFDSEFSPHSRDTNTMLSSEDEEFQRRNLSAVDSDDDDEDDDFDDCDSGAGSDDIDLLEFGEAGEEFCQVGDQTCSIPVELYDLSGLHDVLNMDVWNEVLSEEERYSLTQYLPDMDQETFMRTLMELLTGCNLHFGSPIDKLFDMLKGGLCEPRVALYRQGLNFFQRRQHYHLLRKHQNAMVSNLCQMKDAWLNCKGYSIEEKLQVLNIMKSQNSLMYDKMEELKSDSSEMEESGDGTWGKLAKDRKLGQKLARQSGYGIASASDFPSHGRQLALEPPKAGKQNKKGNLKLGGSKSAMAKELPGGFSLAHHGMDLKSGPYGPALPLSHHYRVAGFDPGAAFHSRDQMEADDYENESMYEVSVHRDQNFSRAGVSSKGGTFKMGKRHDEPLRVEEYTDNFMGLPKNNLHLYGRNNTVNQLSDIKVLTSKPLNARIPYDLGKKVKNVGNFLHHGSEDQMIYGKGRIPNLLLKGSHTEMLDGKEPFWLGTGQGGPFSAEQSYKYGDWNGKSKKWKMGRDSPELGVDNRFIDSEYQPKPLQERVRSSSMQNGGRGMAKFKGVRDFAKKDDTESDSSEQIDEDEDDNPLMRSKWAYPSGISDLKVGRNSKKSKLFKKDAKDGIWTLDGSSHSTRQMSDSGEHLRMIKNGNHNWRAEQKGKMHDIGQVNAYTRDLGRNYFSGSGRLTGEDDWQQMYKLGRNDHIQEDQSERLHIPIFKSPHLERRRKGELYRDYGVPQSNFLQDNDLEEDDDSLLIKSLAGHAKVSARLGKKAQVNETYAGNHHEKSDIQLIGCNSNAKKRKVKDDVTYLDERENTSYFPYDSQLQMDDADSSKKRGKKKLGDDTVMLEKGINEVPNTEMEVEDVEPDIKPQKKHFTPITPTVHTGFSFSVIHLLSAVRMAMITQIPEDSLEVGKHLDQTEGAAIVNEDQDTRQDSSNGNHPQADLDVSKLAASSQLNVPSLTVQEIVNRVRSNPGDPCILETQEPLQDLVRGVLKIFSSKTAPLGAKGWKSLVVYEKTNKSWSWIGPVNHSPSDNEAVEEVTSPDAWGLPHKMLVKLVDSFANWLKNGQETLQQIGSLPAPPLTLMQFNLDEKERFKDLRAQKSLTTISPSCEEVRSYFRKEEVLRYSIPDRAFAYTAIDGKKSIVAPLRRCGGKPTSKARDHFMLKRDRPPHVTILCLVRDAAARLPGSIGTRADVCTLIRDSQYIVEDVSDAQVNQVVSGALDRLHYERDPCVQFDGERKLWVYLHREREEEDFEDDGTSSTKKWKRQRKEANEPSEQGSVTVAFHGPGEQSGFDLSSDLNIEPSCTDDDKKPEITYYDARDNVEENVETCHGTEQGADHSSSTPLVWDSLGLNPLQENNLLCQENSTNEDFDEEIFGREPPA; encoded by the coding sequence ATGGCGATTGAGAAGAATAACTTTAAGGTTTCGAGATTTGATTCAGAGTTTTCGCCACATAGTAGAGATACTAACACTATGTTGTCAAGTGAGGATGAGGAGTTTCAGAGGCGAAACTTGAGTGCTGTTGattctgatgatgatgatgaagatgatgattttGATGACTGTGATTCTGGGGCTGGCTCGGATGACATTGATTTACTTGAATTTGGTGAAGCTGGGGAGGAGTTTTGCCAGGTTGGTGATCAAACCTGCAGCATTCCAGTTGAGTTGTATGATCTTTCCGGGCTGCATGATGTGTTGAATATGGATGTGTGGAACGAGGTCTTGAGTGAGGAAGAAAGATACAGTCTTACTCAGTATTTACCTGACATGGACCAAGAGACTTTTATGCGGACTTTAATGGAGCTCCTTACTGGGTGTAATTTGCATTTTGGAAGTCCTATTGATAAGTTGTTTGACATGTTGAAGGGAGGGTTGTGTGAGCCGAGGGTGGCTTTGTATCGGCAGGGTTTGAATTTCTTTCAGAGAAGGCAGCATTACCATCTCTTGCGGAAGCATCAGAATGCAATGGTGAGCAATCTTTGTCAAATGAAAGACGCTTGGTTGAATTGCAAAGGGTATAGCATTGAGGAAAAGCTTCAAGTTCTGAACATAATGAAGAGCCAAAATAGCTTGATGTATGACAAGATGGAGGAATTAAAAAGTGACTCGTCTGAGATGGAGGAGTCAGGAGATGGTACATGGGGCAAACTGGCCAAGGATCGAAAGCTTGGGCAGAAACTTGCCCGACAGTCTGGATATGGCATTGCTTCGGCTTCGGATTTCCCATCTCATGGCAGGCAACTGGCTTTAGAACCACCAAAGGCCGGGAAGCAGAATAAAAAAGGAAATCTCAAGTTAGGGGGGTCTAAATCTGCAATGGCAAAAGAACTACCAGGTGGCTTTTCTTTGGCCCACCACGGGATGGATCTAAAATCTGGGCCTTATGGTCCAGCTCTGCCTCTTTCTCACCATTATCGAGTGGCAGGGTTTGATCCTGGGGCAGCATTCCACAGTAGGGATCAAATGGAAGCTGATGATTATGAAAATGAATCAATGTATGAAGTGTCTGTGCACAGAGATCAGAATTTCTCTCGGGCTGGGGTATCAAGCAAAGGAGGGACTTTCAAAATGGGGAAAAGACATGATGAACCTTTGAGAGTTGAAGAGTATACTGACAATTTTATGGGATTACCTAAGAACAATTTGCATTTGTATGGCAGGAACAACACTGTCAATCAATTATCAGACATCAAGGTTTTAACTTCAAAGCCACTTAATGCTAGGATTCCCTATGATCTTGGGAAAAAGGTCAAGAATGTTGGAAATTTTCTGCATCATGGTTCTGAAGATCAGATGATATATGGAAAGGGTCGAATACCAAATTTGTTACTGAAAGGAAGTCACACGGAAATGTTAGATGGGAAGGAACCCTTTTGGCTTGGTACAGGACAGGGAGGACCTTTCTCTGCTGAGCAATCATACAAGTATGGAGATTGGAATGGAAAAAGCAAGAAGTGGAAAATGGGTAGGGACTCTCCTGAGCTTGGAGTTGATAATCGATTTATTGATTCCGAGTATCAGCCAAAGCCATTGCAGGAAAGAGTCAGATCAAGTTCTATGCAAAATGGTGGGCGAGGTATGGCAAAGTTTAAAGGTGTCAGGGATTTTGCTAAGAAGGATGATACTGAATCTGATTCATCTGAGCAGATTGATGAAGATGAGGATGATAATCCCCTGATGAGGAGCAAGTGGGCTTACCCTAGTGGTATTTCTGATCTAAAAGTGGGCCGAAATTCGAAGAAGTCAAAACTTTTTAAGAAGGATGCAAAAGATGGGATCTGGACTCTTGATGGATCGTCCCACTCCACAAGACAGATGTCTGATTCTGGTGAACATCTACGGATGATTAAAAATGGGAACCACAACTGGAGAGCTGAGCAGAAAGGCAAGATGCATGATATTGGTCAAGTTAATGCTTATACTAGAGATTTGGGCAGGAATTATTTCTCTGGATCTGGTCGACTAACTGGTGAGGATGATTGGCAGCAAATGTACAAGTTGGGAAGGAATGACCATATCCAAGAAGATCAGAGCGAAAGATTGCACATTCCCATCTTTAAGTCACCACATTTGGAGAGGAGGAGGAAAGGAGAATTGTACAGGGACTATGGCGTTCCCCAGTCAAATTTTCTGCAAGATAATGATCTTGAGGAGGATGATGATTCCCTTCTGATTAAGTCATTGGCAGGGCATGCCAAGGTCTCTGCCAGGTTGGGGAAAAAAGCTCAAGTGAACGAAACATATGCTGGTAATCATCATGAAAAATCTGATATTCAATTGATAGGATGCAACTCTAATGCTAAGAAACGGAAAGTGAAGGATGATGTGACTTACCTGGATGAGAGAGAAAATACAAGTTATTTCCCCTATGATAGTCAATTGCAAATGGATGATGCTGATTCCTCAAAGAAGCGGGGGAAAAAGAAATTGGGGGATGACACTGTTATGTTGGAAAAGGGAATCAATGAAGTACCTAATACAGAGATGGAAGTAGAAGATGTCGAGCCAGATATTAAACCGCAGAAAAAGCATTTCACTCCAATTACACCCACGGTTCATACCGGCTTCTCATTCTCAGTCATTCATCTTCTTTCAGCAGTTCGCATGGCAATGATTACTCAGATTCCAGAGGACTCTTTAGAGGTTGGAAAGCATCTTGATCAGACTGAGGGTGCAGCAATTGTCAACGAGGACCAAGATACAAGGCAGGATAGCTCCAACGGAAATCATCCACAGGCAGACTTGGATGTCAGTAAGCTTGCAGCTTCTTCACAACTGAACGTTCCTTCTCTCACTGTTCAGGAAATTGTTAACCGTGTTAGATCCAATCCTGGAGATCCCTGTATTCTTGAAACTCAAGAACCACTTCAGGATTTGGTCCGAGGTGTTCTGAAAATATTTTCATCCAAAACAGCACCTTTGGGAGCTAAAGGTTGGAAATCACTTGTTGTCTATGAAAAGACAAACAAAAGTTGGTCCTGGATTGGTCCTGTGAATCACAGTCCATCTGATAATGAGGCTGTCGAGGAGGTGACATCTCCAGATGCCTGGGGTCTTCCTCACAAGATGCTTGTCAAGTTAGTCGATTCTTTTGCTAATTGGCTGAAAAATGGTCAGGAGACACTCCAACAAATAGGAAGTTTACCAGCCCCACCATTGACACTGATGCAGTTCAATTTAGATGAGAAAGAACGGTTCAAGGACCTGAGAGCTCAGAAGAGTCTCACCACTATCAGCCCAAGTTGTGAAGAAGTAAGATCTTATTTCCGTAAAGAGGAGGTACTTAGGTATTCAATTCCAGACAGAGCCTTTGCTTATACAGCTATTGATGGTAAAAAATCAATCGTTGCCCCCTTGAGAAGATGTGGTGGCAAGCCAACATCGAAGGCCAGGGATCATTTTATGCTAAAACGTGATCGTCCTCCCCATGTTACTATTCTTTGTCTTGTAAGAGATGCAGCTGCTAGATTGCCAGGAAGCATTGGGACAAGGGCAGATGTTTGCACGCTGATCAGAGATTCACAGTATATTGTGGAAGATGTTTCTGATGCTCAAGTTAATCAAGTGGTTAGTGGAGCACTGGACCGGCTACATTACGAGCGTGATCCTTGTGTGCAGTTTGATGGAGAGAGGAAACTGTGGGTGTATTTGCAcagagaaagagaagaagaggaTTTTGAGGATGACGGGACATCATCGACTAAGAAATGGAAGAGgcaaagaaaagaagcaaatgAGCCATCAGAGCAAGGGTCTGTGACTGTTGCTTTTCATGGGCCGGGAGAACAAAGTGGTTTTGATTTAAGCTCTGATCTAAATATTGAACCGTCATGCACGGATGATGATAAAAAGCCAGAGATTACATACTATGATGCTAGGGATAATGTGGAGGAGAATGTTGAGACTTGTCACGGAACTGAACAAGGTGCTGACCACAGCAGTTCTACTCCACTGGTTTGGGACTCTCTTGGCCTGAATCCTTTGCAAGAGAACAATTTGCTATGTCAGGAGAATTCTACTAATGAAGATTTTGATGAAGAAATATTCGGCCGAGAGCCACCAGCTTAA